One window of Microcoleus vaginatus PCC 9802 genomic DNA carries:
- a CDS encoding hydrolase, giving the protein MSIRGIDVSDYQPNVNWQAVARDGITFSFVKSTEGATFVAQSFARNWAAMKAAGIQRGAYHFFRPASSIQGQIDLFLKTVKLEPGDLPPVLDVETTGGLSTTQLCDRAAIWLEAVEKATLMRPIIYTYPGFWDNLGTKRFADYPLWIAHYTTAEEPWVPGGWKTWTFWQYSDSGSVSGVSGNVDTNIFESVREGAQNYKVADIQRELRIKGFYQGAMDGKFGATTTAALISFQKSQGFNPDGIATLKTWAALMRKSPKVVVPPPAPTPAPPPTPAPISGVRLTQVFSSYKASASQDTALIWLQSQVPTSVLGEFAQKWRATTLPPDSNLRLIDVGKFYRGLAQQDQALDWLQKQISPAIITEFAQKWRSQSIVTNSPIRLIDACKFYRAAPNQNQALDWLEGRISPAILSEFFGRWQNANR; this is encoded by the coding sequence ATGAGTATTCGCGGTATAGATGTTTCCGACTACCAGCCCAATGTCAATTGGCAAGCAGTTGCCCGGGATGGTATTACCTTCAGTTTTGTCAAATCGACCGAGGGCGCAACGTTCGTTGCCCAAAGTTTCGCTCGCAATTGGGCGGCGATGAAAGCGGCGGGGATTCAACGCGGTGCTTACCACTTTTTTCGACCTGCAAGCAGCATTCAAGGACAAATAGATTTGTTCTTGAAAACTGTAAAACTCGAACCGGGGGATTTGCCACCAGTCTTGGATGTGGAAACTACAGGCGGTTTGAGTACGACTCAATTGTGCGATCGAGCCGCAATTTGGCTAGAAGCCGTCGAAAAAGCCACCTTGATGCGGCCGATTATCTACACCTACCCCGGTTTCTGGGACAACCTGGGGACAAAACGGTTTGCCGATTACCCACTGTGGATTGCTCACTATACCACTGCTGAGGAACCTTGGGTGCCCGGCGGCTGGAAAACTTGGACTTTTTGGCAGTACAGCGACAGCGGCAGCGTGTCCGGCGTCTCGGGCAATGTAGACACCAATATTTTTGAAAGCGTCCGAGAAGGCGCTCAAAATTATAAAGTTGCAGACATCCAGAGGGAATTAAGAATTAAAGGTTTTTATCAAGGCGCGATGGATGGTAAATTTGGAGCCACCACCACAGCGGCCCTCATCTCGTTTCAGAAATCTCAAGGTTTCAATCCAGATGGCATTGCAACCCTCAAAACTTGGGCCGCTTTGATGCGAAAATCTCCCAAAGTAGTTGTCCCCCCTCCAGCGCCGACACCCGCCCCGCCGCCGACTCCCGCTCCCATATCAGGCGTGCGGCTGACTCAGGTATTCTCGTCTTATAAAGCTAGCGCTAGCCAAGATACTGCCTTAATTTGGCTGCAAAGTCAGGTTCCTACCTCTGTTTTAGGGGAATTTGCTCAAAAATGGCGGGCAACTACCTTACCTCCAGACAGTAATTTGCGATTGATAGATGTCGGCAAATTTTATCGCGGTTTAGCACAACAAGACCAAGCTTTAGATTGGCTGCAAAAACAAATTTCTCCGGCTATTATTACTGAGTTTGCACAAAAATGGCGCTCTCAATCTATTGTCACTAATTCTCCGATTCGGCTGATAGATGCGTGCAAATTTTATCGGGCCGCACCCAACCAAAACCAGGCTTTAGATTGGCTGGAAGGGCGAATTTCGCCGGCAATTCTATCCGAGTTTTTTGGCAGGTGGCAGAATGCCAATCGATGA
- a CDS encoding XRE family transcriptional regulator has translation MPKKPVPQPEDEESHLKKLREELEMSQEDLARELGVSSQTISRWELGKNVPTFTVKQMKALEKLLASIGRSIGDLPDNL, from the coding sequence ATGCCGAAAAAGCCCGTTCCGCAACCAGAAGATGAAGAGTCGCATTTGAAGAAGCTCAGGGAAGAACTGGAGATGAGTCAGGAAGATTTGGCGCGAGAGCTTGGCGTTTCGTCGCAAACAATCAGCCGTTGGGAGTTGGGAAAGAATGTACCCACGTTCACCGTCAAGCAGATGAAAGCTTTGGAGAAATTGCTGGCTAGCATCGGCAGGTCGATCGGCGATTTGCCAGACAATCTGTGA
- a CDS encoding diguanylate cyclase, translating to MVETSFVAALLFIRICAVSVEFIPPSNSPEKLPKNLSLESTLKDLAVLNFQVEASSLAKEVARFFQAHPLLPGVILTVKGEFLGMISRRRFMERMSRPYGLDTFAGRPIMALYQIAQTDILILPGVALIVVAAHRAMQRQPELLYDPIVVQLEPQVYRLLDVHQVLVALSQIHQQATGYIRELYYNLAVTQAELEAANSQLQSANSELYRLANSDGLTQVANRRCFNEYLEKKWQELGEAAAEISLILCDVDFFKKYNDTYGHQAGDACLQQVAQAILEAVNYSAGEVAGETLVARYGGEEFAVILPRTSPEIAVWIAEKIRVWIKELKIEHANSEVCSLVTLSLGVASTFPRSSAAQKNLIAAADRALYQAKDLGRDRVILDFRF from the coding sequence ATAGTTGAGACTAGCTTTGTTGCTGCTTTATTGTTTATTCGGATCTGCGCTGTGTCTGTTGAATTTATCCCGCCATCTAACTCGCCCGAAAAACTACCAAAAAATCTATCTTTAGAGTCTACTCTTAAGGATCTGGCTGTATTAAATTTTCAAGTTGAAGCTTCATCCCTAGCCAAAGAAGTAGCCCGGTTTTTTCAAGCTCACCCGCTGCTTCCGGGAGTTATCTTGACCGTAAAAGGCGAATTTTTAGGGATGATATCGCGCCGGCGATTTATGGAACGCATGAGCCGCCCTTACGGACTAGATACATTTGCTGGCAGACCCATTATGGCTTTGTATCAAATAGCTCAAACTGATATTTTGATTTTACCAGGAGTAGCCTTAATTGTCGTGGCAGCTCATCGAGCCATGCAGCGGCAGCCCGAACTGCTTTACGACCCGATTGTTGTGCAGTTAGAACCTCAAGTTTACCGACTGTTAGACGTGCATCAAGTATTGGTAGCTTTATCCCAAATTCACCAACAAGCTACTGGGTATATTAGGGAACTGTATTACAATTTAGCGGTCACACAAGCCGAGTTAGAAGCAGCTAATTCTCAATTACAATCAGCTAATTCCGAATTGTATCGCCTTGCCAACTCAGATGGGTTAACTCAGGTGGCGAACCGCCGCTGTTTTAACGAATACTTAGAGAAAAAATGGCAAGAATTGGGAGAAGCAGCAGCAGAAATATCTTTAATTTTATGCGATGTTGACTTTTTTAAGAAATACAACGATACTTACGGACATCAGGCGGGAGATGCTTGCTTGCAGCAGGTAGCCCAAGCTATTTTGGAAGCCGTAAATTACTCGGCAGGCGAAGTTGCGGGTGAGACTCTGGTAGCCCGTTACGGAGGCGAAGAATTTGCAGTGATTTTGCCTCGGACTTCACCTGAAATAGCTGTCTGGATTGCAGAGAAAATTCGAGTGTGGATCAAAGAACTAAAAATTGAACACGCTAATTCGGAGGTGTGTTCTCTCGTGACGCTGAGTTTGGGGGTAGCGAGTACGTTCCCTCGATCGTCCGCAGCACAAAAAAACTTGATTGCAGCGGCAGACCGCGCGCTTTATCAAGCTAAAGACCTAGGGCGCGATCGAGTAATTTTAGATTTTAGATTTTAG
- a CDS encoding class I SAM-dependent methyltransferase, translating into MQRVLEPEVMDSLEEAIEYDSMDFAEVNAAFAQSAAALGPVFGNVLDAGTGTARIPIALCQLRPAWKLTCIDLSANMLKVGAENVEKAGVRSHINLELIDAKAMPYPDNYFDMVISNSIIHHLPDPLPFLQEVKRVLKPNGAIFLRDLLRPMDEAMRTHLVEMYAGDCNSHQKQLFSDSLQAAFTVDEVEEMIQNAGLDGLRIYESSDRHWTAERAWCESL; encoded by the coding sequence ATGCAGCGAGTTTTAGAACCGGAAGTGATGGATTCCTTGGAAGAGGCGATCGAATACGATTCGATGGACTTTGCTGAGGTTAATGCTGCTTTTGCTCAGAGTGCTGCGGCGTTGGGGCCGGTTTTTGGAAACGTTTTGGATGCGGGGACGGGTACGGCGAGAATTCCGATCGCCCTTTGTCAACTCCGACCAGCATGGAAATTGACGTGCATTGATTTGTCCGCAAATATGCTGAAAGTCGGGGCAGAAAATGTGGAAAAGGCGGGCGTGCGATCGCACATTAATCTCGAATTAATTGATGCTAAGGCAATGCCTTACCCTGACAATTATTTTGACATGGTTATTTCCAACAGCATTATTCACCATTTGCCAGATCCACTGCCGTTTTTGCAGGAAGTCAAGCGCGTCTTAAAACCGAACGGAGCAATATTTTTGCGGGATTTACTCCGACCTATGGATGAGGCAATGAGGACTCATTTAGTCGAGATGTATGCGGGAGATTGCAACTCGCATCAGAAACAGTTATTCAGCGATTCGTTGCAAGCAGCATTTACGGTGGATGAAGTTGAGGAGATGATCCAAAATGCCGGGTTGGATGGGTTGAGGATTTATGAATCTTCAGACAGACACTGGACGGCGGAGCGTGCTTGGTGCGAGTCTTTGTAG
- the trxB gene encoding thioredoxin-disulfide reductase: MTNETVENLVIIGSGPAGYTAAIYAGRANLKPVVFEGYQAGGVPGGQLMTTTEVENFPGFPEGITGPELMDRMKAQAVRWGAELYTEDVISVDLTKRPFTVRSEDREIKTHTIVIATGATAKRLGLPSEHVFWSHGISACAICDGATPLFKGVDLAVIGAGDTAAEESIYLTKYGSHVHMLVRRDQMRASKAMQDRVLSNPKITVHWNTEAVDILGEAGGKMDGVRLRNIVTGAESDLLVKGLFYAIGHTPNTQLFQGQLELDEVGYIATKHGSVETSVEGVYAVGDVQDHEFRQAITAAGSGCMGAMLAERWLSVNGLAQEFRQTEESEQPVAAPEAQKVRKTSANFDIQDTRHEGGYALRKLFHDSDRLIVVKYASPSCGPCHSLKPILSKVVDEFDGKIHYVEIDIEEDPEIAENAGVIGTPTIQYFKDKDMVAELKGVKPKSQYRELIASNL; the protein is encoded by the coding sequence ATGACCAACGAAACCGTAGAAAACCTAGTAATTATCGGCTCAGGCCCTGCAGGCTATACAGCAGCAATCTACGCAGGTCGGGCCAACCTGAAACCCGTAGTGTTTGAGGGCTACCAAGCGGGAGGCGTCCCCGGCGGTCAACTGATGACCACCACAGAAGTCGAAAACTTTCCCGGCTTTCCCGAAGGCATCACCGGGCCGGAACTCATGGATCGGATGAAAGCTCAAGCAGTGCGCTGGGGTGCCGAATTATACACAGAAGATGTAATTTCGGTGGATTTGACCAAGCGTCCGTTTACAGTGCGATCGGAAGACCGAGAAATTAAAACCCACACGATAGTAATCGCTACAGGCGCGACGGCGAAAAGGCTGGGGCTGCCTAGCGAACACGTATTTTGGAGTCACGGCATTTCTGCCTGTGCGATTTGCGACGGCGCTACCCCACTTTTTAAAGGAGTAGATTTAGCTGTAATCGGCGCGGGCGACACAGCAGCGGAAGAATCTATTTATTTGACAAAATACGGCTCTCACGTACATATGCTGGTGCGGCGCGATCAAATGCGCGCCAGCAAAGCCATGCAAGACCGAGTGCTGAGCAATCCCAAAATTACCGTTCACTGGAACACCGAAGCAGTTGATATTTTGGGCGAAGCGGGCGGCAAAATGGACGGGGTGAGACTTAGAAATATCGTGACAGGCGCTGAGAGCGATTTGCTGGTGAAGGGATTGTTTTACGCCATCGGTCACACTCCCAACACTCAACTCTTCCAAGGTCAGCTAGAACTCGACGAAGTAGGCTATATCGCCACCAAACACGGTTCGGTAGAAACCAGCGTTGAGGGAGTCTACGCCGTCGGCGACGTGCAAGACCACGAGTTTCGCCAAGCAATTACCGCCGCCGGCAGCGGCTGCATGGGGGCCATGCTGGCAGAACGTTGGCTGTCAGTCAACGGTTTAGCTCAGGAATTCCGCCAAACCGAGGAATCCGAGCAACCCGTGGCAGCGCCGGAAGCTCAAAAAGTCCGCAAAACCAGCGCGAACTTTGATATCCAAGACACGCGCCACGAAGGAGGTTATGCTTTGCGGAAGTTGTTCCACGATAGCGATCGACTGATTGTGGTCAAATATGCCTCTCCGAGTTGTGGGCCTTGCCACAGCCTCAAGCCGATTTTGAGCAAAGTAGTAGATGAGTTCGATGGCAAAATCCACTACGTGGAAATTGACATCGAAGAAGATCCAGAAATTGCTGAAAATGCTGGCGTGATTGGTACACCGACGATTCAGTATTTCAAAGACAAAGATATGGTGGCTGAACTCAAGGGAGTTAAGCCGAAAAGCCAGTACCGCGAGTTAATTGCCAGTAATTTGTAG
- a CDS encoding DUF427 domain-containing protein: MNFDRIEPGPGEESVWDYPRPPRLEESTKHVQIIFNGVTIADTRRPQRVLETSHPPVYYISPDDIKMEYLHKTLRGSWCEWKGQAGYYTVTVGEKEVVNAAWFYPNPTQVFEAVKDYVAFYPSKMDACYVDGELVQSQPGDFYGGWITKDIVGPFKGGPGTWGW; this comes from the coding sequence ATGAACTTCGATCGAATAGAGCCCGGCCCTGGTGAAGAGTCTGTTTGGGATTACCCGCGCCCCCCTCGCCTTGAGGAATCGACCAAACACGTACAGATAATTTTTAATGGAGTGACGATCGCAGACACGCGCCGCCCTCAGCGGGTATTGGAGACAAGCCACCCTCCTGTTTATTATATCTCCCCCGATGACATCAAAATGGAATATTTGCACAAAACTTTACGGGGTTCTTGGTGCGAGTGGAAGGGACAAGCCGGTTATTACACTGTGACGGTGGGAGAAAAGGAAGTAGTAAATGCTGCTTGGTTTTATCCCAATCCCACCCAAGTTTTTGAGGCTGTTAAAGATTATGTGGCTTTTTATCCGAGCAAGATGGATGCCTGTTATGTGGACGGGGAATTAGTGCAATCTCAACCAGGGGATTTTTACGGCGGCTGGATTACCAAAGATATTGTCGGCCCGTTTAAGGGAGGGCCAGGAACTTGGGGGTGGTGA
- a CDS encoding ABC transporter permease, with protein MAQSRLRLPRFLNSASPSSLSMKMMWAGLTITAVFILVATLSPAMQAWGWLQNPTEALINPIHEPPSANYWFGTSRSGYDVFSRTLFASRAAWQVVILATSLSLFIGVPLGLVSGYLGGKLDRVLLFLMDTIYTLPGLLLSLTLAFVVGKGVLNAAIALSISYIPQYYRVVRNHTVSVKTELFVEAARAMGADTWTVLSRYLFLNVIQSVPVLFALNAADAILTLGGLGFLGLGLPEATPEWGHDLRLALDALPTGIWWTALFPGLAMTLMVVGLSLVGEGLNEFVNPRLRNQQ; from the coding sequence ATGGCTCAAAGCCGCCTCCGACTGCCGCGATTTCTCAACAGTGCCTCACCCTCAAGCCTGTCAATGAAAATGATGTGGGCAGGTTTGACAATAACTGCCGTGTTTATATTGGTAGCCACCTTGTCTCCAGCTATGCAAGCTTGGGGATGGCTGCAAAATCCTACCGAGGCTTTGATTAACCCCATCCACGAACCGCCGTCGGCGAATTATTGGTTTGGTACTAGCCGCAGTGGCTACGATGTGTTTTCCCGCACGCTGTTTGCTTCTCGGGCCGCTTGGCAAGTGGTGATTTTAGCCACATCTTTGAGTTTGTTTATCGGTGTGCCGCTGGGTTTGGTTAGCGGTTATTTGGGCGGTAAGCTCGATCGAGTGTTGTTATTTTTAATGGATACAATTTATACTTTGCCGGGGCTGCTACTTTCTTTGACGCTAGCGTTTGTAGTGGGAAAAGGAGTTTTGAATGCTGCGATCGCCCTGAGCATTTCCTACATCCCTCAATACTACCGCGTCGTCAGGAATCACACCGTCAGCGTCAAAACCGAATTGTTTGTCGAAGCTGCGCGAGCAATGGGTGCTGACACTTGGACAGTGCTTTCGCGCTATCTGTTTCTGAATGTGATTCAGAGCGTACCTGTCCTGTTTGCGCTCAACGCGGCCGATGCAATTTTAACATTAGGAGGTTTGGGATTTCTCGGATTAGGACTTCCCGAAGCGACTCCCGAATGGGGACACGACTTGCGTTTAGCTTTAGATGCGCTACCTACTGGCATTTGGTGGACAGCTTTGTTTCCCGGTTTGGCGATGACTTTAATGGTGGTGGGACTGTCTTTGGTGGGGGAAGGATTAAACGAGTTTGTTAACCCTCGCCTGCGGAATCAGCAGTAA
- the rpoD gene encoding RNA polymerase sigma factor RpoD, with protein MIQANTVLETTITPEMETIELLRSAESVLPESELELFIDEDDDREEFLDSQSEEDPKSGKGAKARRRAQAKKKHYTEDSIRLYLQEIGRIRLLRADEEIELARKIADLLELERVREQLLEEYNREPKDSEWANAVDMALPAFRHRLHVGRRAKEKMVQSNLRLVVSIAKKYMNRGLSFQDLIQEGSLGLIRAAEKFDHEKGYKFSTYATWWIRQAITRAIADQSRTIRLPVHLYETISRIKKTTKLLSQEMGRKPTEEEIATRMEMTIEKLRFIAKSAQLPISLETPIGKEEDSRLGDFIESDGETPEDQVSKNLLREDLESVLDTLSPRERDVLRLRYGLDDGRMKTLEEIGQIFNVTRERIRQIEAKALRKLRHPNRNSILKEYIR; from the coding sequence ATGATCCAGGCTAACACCGTACTCGAAACCACAATTACACCGGAAATGGAAACAATCGAGTTGCTTCGGAGCGCCGAAAGCGTTCTACCTGAGAGCGAGTTAGAACTTTTTATCGACGAAGATGACGATCGAGAAGAATTCTTAGACTCTCAATCTGAGGAAGACCCTAAATCTGGCAAAGGCGCCAAAGCCCGCCGTCGGGCACAGGCAAAGAAAAAGCATTATACTGAAGACTCTATTCGTCTTTACCTGCAAGAAATCGGTCGGATTCGACTGCTGCGAGCTGACGAAGAGATTGAACTAGCGCGCAAGATTGCAGATTTGCTGGAATTAGAGCGAGTTCGAGAACAACTGCTCGAAGAGTATAACCGCGAACCCAAAGACAGCGAATGGGCTAATGCTGTAGATATGGCACTTCCTGCATTCCGTCACCGACTCCACGTCGGCCGTCGGGCCAAGGAAAAAATGGTGCAATCAAACCTGCGTTTGGTGGTGTCGATCGCCAAAAAATACATGAATCGCGGTTTGTCTTTCCAAGATTTGATTCAGGAAGGCTCTTTGGGTCTGATCCGGGCTGCTGAAAAATTCGATCACGAAAAAGGCTACAAGTTTTCTACCTACGCAACTTGGTGGATACGTCAAGCCATCACGCGGGCAATTGCCGACCAATCGCGCACTATCCGCCTGCCGGTTCACCTTTATGAAACCATTTCGCGGATCAAGAAAACTACCAAACTCTTGTCTCAGGAAATGGGTCGCAAGCCTACGGAAGAAGAAATTGCTACCCGCATGGAGATGACGATCGAGAAGTTGCGGTTCATCGCTAAGTCCGCACAGTTGCCTATCTCTTTAGAAACTCCGATCGGCAAAGAGGAAGACTCACGTCTGGGAGATTTTATTGAATCCGACGGGGAAACACCAGAAGATCAAGTCTCGAAAAACTTGCTCAGGGAAGACTTGGAAAGCGTTTTGGATACTCTCAGCCCCCGAGAACGGGATGTACTGCGGCTGCGTTACGGCTTAGATGACGGACGGATGAAGACCTTGGAGGAAATTGGTCAAATCTTTAACGTCACTCGTGAGCGGATTCGCCAAATCGAGGCTAAAGCCCTGCGGAAGTTGCGCCATCCCAATCGCAACAGCATCTTAAAAGAATATATCCGCTAG
- a CDS encoding sodium:proton antiporter, giving the protein MEIPFNITLLMVMTVICGISAQVLAAYLKVPAIVFLLLFGILAGPDCFGVLHPNLLGSGLEVMVSLCVALILFEGGLNLELRDLGKLSGSIRNLVTVGTLITLIGGGMAAHWLGEFPWPIAFLYASLVVVTGPTVIGPLLKQVSVDKQVAALLEAEGVLIDPVGAILAVLVLNIILNGNPDLLVLFRDLIVRLFVGTAIGVAGGWLLGFILKRSQFLSEDLKNLVVLAGLWGFFGLAEEIRSESGLLATVLSGIVLRAAAVPEERLLRRFKGQLTVLAISMLFVLLAADLSLASVVALGWGSLFTVLALMWVVRPINVWLCTWNSGLNWRQKLFVCWVAPRGIVSASIASLFAILLTQRGINGGDSIKALVFLTIIMTVFVQGLTAGRIAQLLGITSKSATGAAIVGSNPLSRLIARLFQERGESVAIIDTDPEACAQAEREGLRVFLSSALDHSVLEEAGLDSMGTFLAMTNNGEVNLVLAQRAAEEFAPPRVLAIFPKDPQANTPANPTKINQAFVSDLSLKDWNEYLSDGEVKLGETELKTEGLQFQIAHLQALVQAGELAPLLLERQGYLQVVSATQIWQAGDQIIYLLYDPTPKLLKRLSGSSQSRLTLEKHQVVEEVPIPSPVLEPVLEEAKIEKEAEVLLPPVSR; this is encoded by the coding sequence ATGGAAATCCCCTTTAACATCACCCTGTTGATGGTCATGACCGTCATCTGTGGCATCAGCGCTCAAGTTCTCGCCGCTTATCTGAAAGTTCCGGCGATCGTCTTTTTGCTGTTGTTTGGAATTTTAGCCGGCCCAGACTGCTTCGGAGTGCTGCACCCGAATCTCCTGGGCAGCGGTTTGGAAGTTATGGTATCGCTTTGCGTAGCGTTAATTCTGTTTGAAGGCGGCTTGAATTTGGAATTGCGAGATTTAGGAAAACTTTCCGGCAGCATCCGCAATTTAGTTACCGTAGGCACTTTAATTACGCTCATTGGCGGCGGAATGGCCGCACACTGGTTGGGGGAATTTCCCTGGCCGATCGCATTTTTGTATGCTTCTCTAGTAGTCGTCACAGGCCCGACAGTAATCGGCCCTTTACTCAAACAAGTATCTGTTGACAAACAAGTCGCCGCCTTGCTAGAAGCAGAAGGCGTTTTAATCGATCCTGTCGGGGCAATTCTGGCAGTATTGGTGCTGAATATTATTTTGAACGGCAATCCTGATTTGCTGGTTTTGTTCCGAGATTTAATCGTGCGACTCTTCGTTGGCACAGCCATCGGGGTTGCGGGAGGTTGGCTGCTGGGATTCATTCTCAAGCGATCGCAATTTCTCTCAGAAGACCTCAAAAACTTAGTAGTTTTAGCCGGTTTGTGGGGGTTTTTCGGCTTAGCCGAAGAAATCCGCAGCGAATCGGGACTGCTGGCAACAGTCCTATCCGGCATCGTCCTCAGAGCCGCTGCTGTGCCGGAAGAAAGGCTACTGAGGAGGTTTAAAGGCCAACTGACAGTCCTGGCTATTTCGATGCTATTCGTGCTGCTGGCGGCCGATTTATCGCTCGCTAGTGTGGTCGCCCTCGGTTGGGGAAGTTTGTTTACAGTTTTAGCTTTAATGTGGGTAGTGCGCCCGATCAACGTTTGGCTGTGTACTTGGAACAGCGGACTGAATTGGCGGCAGAAATTATTTGTTTGTTGGGTAGCGCCGAGGGGAATTGTCTCAGCGTCGATCGCATCTTTATTTGCAATTTTGCTCACCCAGCGGGGAATCAACGGCGGCGACTCGATTAAAGCCTTAGTTTTCCTAACAATTATTATGACAGTTTTCGTCCAGGGACTAACGGCCGGACGGATCGCTCAACTTTTGGGCATCACCTCAAAATCCGCAACCGGTGCTGCAATTGTGGGGTCAAATCCTTTAAGCAGATTAATTGCTCGCTTGTTTCAAGAACGCGGAGAATCTGTAGCAATTATTGACACCGACCCGGAAGCTTGTGCACAAGCAGAACGAGAAGGTTTGCGGGTGTTTTTGAGCAGTGCTCTCGACCACAGCGTGTTAGAAGAAGCCGGACTCGATTCGATGGGAACTTTTTTGGCAATGACTAACAACGGCGAGGTAAACTTAGTGTTAGCTCAGCGAGCAGCCGAAGAGTTTGCACCGCCGAGGGTTTTGGCCATATTCCCCAAAGATCCGCAAGCAAATACGCCTGCAAATCCGACTAAAATCAATCAAGCTTTTGTCTCGGATTTGTCGCTGAAGGATTGGAACGAATATTTGAGCGACGGCGAAGTGAAATTGGGGGAAACTGAGTTAAAAACAGAGGGATTGCAGTTTCAGATTGCTCACTTGCAAGCTTTGGTTCAAGCCGGGGAGTTGGCGCCGCTGCTGCTGGAAAGGCAAGGATACTTGCAAGTAGTGTCGGCGACTCAGATTTGGCAAGCAGGCGATCAAATTATTTATTTGCTGTACGATCCGACACCGAAATTGTTGAAAAGATTGTCTGGTTCGTCGCAGTCTCGCTTGACTTTGGAAAAGCATCAGGTAGTTGAAGAAGTGCCGATTCCTTCTCCGGTTTTAGAGCCGGTTTTGGAGGAAGCTAAAATCGAGAAGGAAGCAGAAGTTTTGCTACCGCCAGTTTCGCGATAG